The genomic DNA ACATATGGAGCTCTTATTCTTCCCTATATCGCAATTGGACTTCCTTTCTCGTCAATGGTTTTCTTTGGTTTTCTTGTAGGAATCCCTAAGGAGATCGAAGAGGCGGCATGCATAGATGGAGCTAGTATTTATAGCCTGTTCCTGAAGATCATTTTGCCGCTTGCCTTGCCTGCAATTGCGACTGTAGCCATTTTTCAGTTCTTGAACAACTGGAATGAGTTCACTTTGGCCTATATTCTGATTTCTGATGAGAATATGAAGACCTTGCCGTTAGGTTTGCTTTTCTTCCAAGGCTCCTACAGCACGGATTGGGGGGCCATGGGGGCTGTTATGACTATAGCTTCCCTGCCGATGGTACTTGTCTATCTATTCTTGAGTGAACAAGTGGAGCGGGCGATGACAGTAGGTTCCACCGCGAAAGGATAAAAGGAATCAGGTTGAAAGCCCTTAGGAATCCGCTTGTACAACCGTCGAATTCATGTGGCCTGTCAGTCGTTGTGGCGGGAAAACCGTTTGCACCGGTGCAATGATAATAGCAGCGAACAAGACTTTGATCAGATCTCCGATAACATAAGGATAGAAACCCTGAATCATGGCTTCGGAGAACGACATTTTATAGGCAAAGGCAAGCCAGGGCACACCTGAAACATAGATCAGCATTGAACCAAACAGCTCCAATACGATAAAAGCCAGGAAGTAACCGAAGAAGCCTTTCAGTTTGATTCGAGCGAGTAGCCATCCAATCAGGAGAGCGGATATGGGCCACATCATGACGTATCCTCCTGTAGGACCCAGTAGAACGGCCAGCCCTCCGGTTCCATGCAAAAGAGGGAAGCCAAGTGCAGTCAAAATTACGACCAGAGCAATGCTTAGAAAACCGTACAATGGGCCCAGCAATCCTCCAGCCAGCATCACGGCAAGAGTTTGCAATGTAATCGGGACAGGCGAGAAACCGATCGGAATGCTTATGTATCCGAAAAGGACCAGTATGGCCGCCATGAGTGCGCTAAATACAGTACCTCGCAAAGATAATTTCATGTTTGAACACTCCTTTCGATTTTGGTAGTCTTATTGTTAACCAAATAAATATAATTTGGTTAACGATTTGGATCGTACCACAAATGAATCAAAAGGGAAAGGACCCATTTGCGATGCAAAACGTTATACCATTAATCACGCTGGAGAATGCTCGTGTTCATTATGAGTCAGAGTCTGGACGTGTTCGTAAGGCGGTTGATGGAGTTTCCCTGAAATTGCATGCCGGAGAATGGATGAGTGTAGTAGGAGCCAATGGAAGCGGCAAAAGTACGTTGGCCGGGCTGTTGATTGGGTTCACTCCGTTATCCGGTGGAGCAAGGCAGGCTTCTCCAAAACTTGTCGTTCGTGGAGTCCTGCAGCAGCCTGATGCGCAGATATTCGGTGACACCATTGAAGAGGAATTTCACTTTGCCCTGTCGCCATTGCTTGGATCCGTAGACGAACAATTACGGCGTAGAGAACACGCATTACATACCGTAGGGCTTGACTTTTCGCCGGGTGCGGCAATCTCACAGCTTTCTGGAGGGCAAAAACAATTGCTCAACATTGCGGTAGCGCTGGCAGCCAAACCGGACGTACTCATTCTGGACGAGCCAACAGCCATGCTGGATACCGGTGCGAGAGAACGAATGGAAGCCATTGTGCATGCTGTTGTCCGCGAGGGGACGGCGGTAATCTGGATTACGCATCATCTGGAAGAAGCCACCTTTTGTGATCGAATCATTGCTATGGAGCGAGGACGTTGTGTGTATGACGGAGTGCCTTCGTCCTTCTTTTATGGGCGTGAGAAGGAGGTGATCCTTGCCAAAGAAGATGAGCAGCGATCACCTTGTGAGCGACTTGGGCTTGATCCACCTTTTACTGTGCAAACGGCGCTCCTGCTGAAGCAGCAAGGCATGCTCCGTCATGCCACTCCACTGCGACCTGAGCAGCTGGTTAAGGAGGTAGCCTGTTGCATATCGAATTGAATCATTTAAGTGTAGCAGCGCCGGAACCCCATAAACGTGCACTGCTTCAGGATGTGTCCGTTACAATGAACAGTGGGGAAATCACCCTGCTGGTGGGTTGCACAGGGTCGGGTAAAACTACGCTGCTGCAAACGATAGCTGGCCTAAAACCACCAAATGCAGGGAGTATTCTGCTGGATGATGAGCCCTTCTGGCAAAACGGAAAAGTGCCGCAGTCTATTCTTTTGCGGATGGGGCTGGTATTTCAATTCCCGGAGCAACAACTGTTTGCCCGCAGCGTTCAGCGTGAATTCGCGTATTCTCTGCGTCCATATCGATTTACCGAGGAGCAAAAGAAACGCCAAATTTCCAGTGCCCTTGAACAGTGGGACCCGCCAGCAGGCAAAGAGTCGGAGCGGCAGTTCAATCTGGACAGATCGCCATTTGCACTAAGCGGAGGGGAACGAAGAAGACTTGGTCTTGCATTGGGAACCGCTGTCGAGCCGCATTGGCTGCTTCTGGATGAACCCAGCGTCGGATTGGAAGCGCAAAGTGTAGTGCTTCTGCTCAAAGCGCTGGATCAGCATCGGCATGCAGGTGGGGGAGCCGTTGTGGCTACGCACGACTTGGATACGTTTTTGCCGCGTGCGGATCGGGTTCTTTTGCTTCGAGAAGGGTGTCTGATCGCTGATCTGACACCCAAAGAAATCCATTCACGGCCAGACCTGCTGCAGCAGGCTGGGCTTGGGCTGCCACCTTCCATGCGACTGGCACAGCAATTCGCTGTGGCAGGTATTGAGCTGCCTTTTACCGCATTGACGCCGGAGGAGATGGCTGAACATATTGTTTTTTTCAGGTTACATGGATGGGATATGGTGCAGGAGCTCAAGCCGGATGATGAGCTGCGTGCAGCAGAAAAGATGGAACAGGAAAAGGTGCATACCAATGAATCGGCAACTTCTGCACTGGCTCAAGGTAATGTAGCCGCAGAAATTATTAATCTGGCATCAGCGGACAGCCAGGCAGTTTCAAGCATCGGATTGTACGGTGCCATCGACCCGCGTCTCAAATGGATTTTGTATATTTTGCTCGTAACTGCGTCGATGCTTCAACATCGCTGGCTGGGACTGTCATTCACATTGGTGCCAGTAGCGCTGGCACTAGCTGCTCTGCCTCGACAAGCTCTGGCTGGCTGCGTGAAGTTAATGAAGCCGTTATTGTTGTTTTTTCTCATATCCACGGTTTTGTCAGGAACAACTCTTTCAACAGAAAGGGGCAGTCTCCAGTTCGGTTTCTCCCTGATACAGGCGGAGGCTACTTTGCTGAATGTGTACCGCTTGTTAATTGTTACCTTGGCCAGTCTCTGGTTTTCGCTGACTACGCCATATGGACGCATGGTGGAAGGATTGAACTGGGTGCTTGGTGTTGGCAAAAGATTGAGGCTTCCCGTTACCTCGTTTGCACTTGCCGTATCGTTAATCTTTCGGTTCATTCCGATGATCTGGAATGAATGGCAGCGATTTTCGCTGATTGTCCGGGCACGCGGCAAAGCTGCACTACGACCAAACACGGTGCGGGTGCGGGATCTTGGACCGATGGTGATTCCCTTGCTGATGTCGCTGTTTCAGCGTGCGGAGGACATGACGATCGGGATGGAAATGCGGAAAGTTAAAGAGCATTCCCTGCTAGGAACACGTTCCGTCTTGCTGGTATGGTCCAAGCGGGATACGATGATCTGTATCACAGGCCTTATTGTTTTTGCATTATTTATATCCATTCGGAATCTCTGAAGAAGAAAATTATTGCGACAGAACCAAACCTGAATCAGAGCCTGAAACGCAGTGCTTTTCAAACATCATGCATAAATAAATTCGTTTTTGCTCAAAATAGGCTTGCTTTGATCATCTCAAAGCGGATAGGGAGGGGCAACGATGAAGGATAAATTTTTGCAGGAAGAAAAGCAAGAATATACGGATGTATCTACGGTGGAGTCACAGCGAAATGATCTGGTTCTCGAAGAGTTCCCTGAAGGTCCTTACGGTTCAGCTCTGATGTCTGAATCTCTTGGAAAAAGCTCGCCGTGGCGAGTAGATCAGAGAACCGCGCATCGTTTTGATTATGAAAATCATGAGTTGCATGAGGAGGAAGTTCGGGATTATCCCGGCCAGGACGTTTATGACGAATCAGTTCCCAATAACGTGATCAAACCTTAATACCCACAATGATTAGTCATGATATGATGTTATAAAATAGATGATAGCCTCCGGCAGGATAATCTTGCCTGGGGCTATTTTCAGTTATACTGCTCGAAAACAAACTTTTGCAAATTCCACAATATGGGGTATCATAAGCGTAACCAAAGACGAGTTTATTGAAAAGGAGAGGCTTTCATGAATCCCATTTTAAATCAAATTGGTACTGTGTTTATCCCTGTCAATGACATTGAAAAAGCGCGCGATTGGTACTGCGAGATATTGGGATTGCCTGCGGATGGAGAGATTTTATTTGGACATTTGTACATCGTTCCGATGAATGGAACACGTATTGTGCTGGACAGCAAAATCTATGCCAAGAACCATACGTTTAAAACGCCGGCATTTCATTTTGATACTCATAATATTGAAGAAGCCTATGCATTTATGCAATCTAAACATGTAAATATAACGACAACCATAGAGCATGACCAATGGTTTAACTTTCAGGATCCTGACGGAAATCTGTTGATGATATGCAAGTGTTAAATGAATAAATGGTAAGCCCTCCTAGTATACAATAATTGAAGTATTGTATCGTTTGTTAGCCAGTCAGAGTCTCTAAACTTCTTGCCGACGTACTATCAAACAGATCTTCATATGACTGCAAAAAAAACAGGTGCAATCACCAAATTCAGTCTTCTTGGATAGTGTGAGCCAGACAGAGGCCTAATAACAATAATTATGCAATCGCTTACATTTCTATAAAATTCCGTTCTTTAAAAGGAGGGTATGTCATATGATCACATGTTAGAATCTCAGGAAGTGAAGTGTTGGAAACCAAAGCTGGCCATCATCTAGCGTAAAGGAGAGAGCTATATGTGTACCTTTATGAAAGAACGCACATGGTTATTGAAAGCATGCGAGTCGGTATTCATCGTGTTTCTTACAGCAATGATTCTGTGCGGCATTCTAAGCCCAAATACAGCGAGTGCAGCAACAAGTGTTTATACCATCTCGGCTTTTACCAATAGTAGCGAGTCCAATCTGTATATCTACCAATCCTATAATGCCACGAATTATGGCCTCCTTAAAGACTCTGCATACACCCCACCGGAGGGCCTAATCCGCGATCCCAGCATCATAAAGCACACGGATGGCCTGTATTACGTGGTCTACACCACGAACTGGTCCGGCAATACGATCGGCATAGCGTCAAGCCCGGATAAGGTGAACTGGAATTTTGTCCGCAACATCCCATTATCCTTGCCTAGCGGAATCGCCCACACCTGGGCTCCCGAATGGTTCGTGGACAATAATGGCAGCTTGAATGTCATCGTGTCTCTATCGCCGGGTAACTATCAAAACTTCAGACCTTATGCCATTACGGCAGCAAACAGCAATCTTGCTTCTACGGCCTGGTCGGCTCCGGTCGAGCTTGCAGGCATTGCCCCAAATTACATCGACACTTTCATCGTTAAGACCGGATCAACTTATCATGCGTTTACAAAGAACGAAACAACCAAATACATCGAATATGCCATAGCGCCCTCTCTAACTGGCCCTTATACTTTCCAGGGCACCGGAGACTGGGCAAACTGGGGGGCTTGGGTAGAAGGTCCTGCACTGGTCCAGCTAGACAACGGAACATGGCGCATCTATTTTGACGGTTATTCCACGCAAAAATATTACTACAGCGACTCTTCTGATGGGTTCAAGACATGGACTGTGAAAAAGGAACTCCCAGGTTTGACCGGATTAGTCCGACACATGACCGTGTTAAAAGAAACCGGGCAGCCGGGTGATGTCCGAGCGCTGGAGTCTTACAATATGCAGGGCAATTATATCCGACATTACAACTATCAGGCACGAATTGATGAGAACGTCAGCCCTGTGGAAGATTCGAAATTTAGAATCGTTCCAGGCCTTGCGGATACTTCTGCCATCTCATTCGAGTCTGTCAACTTCCCAGGATATTATCTACGCCATAAAAACGATCTGATCTACCTAGAAAAAAATGATGGTAGCCGGGCCTTCACAACGGATGCCACGTTTCGACGCAAGGATGGGCTTGCTAATTCGGCCTGGACGTCGTACGCATCATACAATTATCCTGACCGATACCTGAGACATTACGATAAGCTGCTCCGCTTGGACCCGATCGTTACGACGATCGACAAATCGGATGCTACTTTCAAGGAGACCGCGGAATAATGGGGCAGGCACAGTCTTGTACACCATTGAAGTTGTAAGGGGAGCATGTACCCCCATTTACTTTATACCTATTTCAAATTTATAAAGGAGTGAACGCAATGAATTGGTTCAAGCGAATAATTGCCTTGCTGATGGCAGGCAGTCTGGTTCTGAGCATCCTCGGGACGAAAACGTCCGCCGCAGGGTCTGATACAGCCGTGGTTGATCCCTCACAGCAGTATCAGACCATTGAAGGCTGGGGGACTTCGCTTGCGTGGTGGGGGAAGGTGGTAGGCTCATATTCCAATCGGGATGAGTATGTGGAAAAAATGTTCAGCCCAACGAATGGACTCGGCTTGAACGTCATCCGTTATAACATTGGAGGGGGAGAAAATCCGTCATCCCAATACCTGGAGTACCGAAAGGCTGTTCCGGGCTATCAGCCTTCGCAAGGGGGATATGACTGGAATGCAGACGCCAACCAAAGATACATGCTTCAGGCAGCCAAATCCTACGGGGTCAACGTCTTCGAAGCGTTTGCGAACTCGGCTCCCTACTGGATGACGATCAGCGGTAGTGTATCGGGAGCTGCGAATGGCGTTAACAATCTCAAGCCGGAATATTATGATGATTTTGCCGATTATCTCACAGAGGTCGTTAAGCACTTTCACGACGAATGGGGGATATCTTTTGATACATTGACTCCGCTTAATGAACCGATCTCGACATGGTGGAAGCTCGGTAATGACCAGGAGGGAATGCATTTTGATCGAGCAGAGCAGAATGCTATACTGGGCCAAGTACAATCTTCTCTCACGGCCAAAGGGTTATCTACCAGGCTGAGTGCACCGGAGGAATACAATCTGGAGGACTCAACCAGTTCCTTTGCCGGATACAGCCCGGCTGTGAAGTCGGCCATCGCGCAGATCAATACCCATACGTATGGGGGGAGCAACCGAACGGCCCTTCGCAATGCGGCCACCTCGGACAATAAACATCTATGGACTTCCGAGTACGGGGACGGGGACGCCAGTGGATTGACGATGTCGCGGACGATCCTGAAGGACATACGCAATATGGGAGCAAGTGCCTGGGTTTACTGGCAGGCAGTTGACAGTGCTGAGGGATGGGGATTTTTCAAGAACGTACTTAATGACACACAGACGATCAGCTACACTGTGAATCAGAAATATTATGTGATGGGCAATTACAGTAAGTTCATTCGCCCGGGGTACAAAATCATCGGTATGAGTGACGCTAATACGCTTGCCGCTTACGATGCAGCTTCAGGCAAGCTAGTTCTGGTAGCCACCAATTCGGAATCCACAGATACGACCGTTACGTATGATCTGAGCCGCTTTACTTCGACAGGCACGTCTGCCCAGGTGTTCCGAACATCCTCCAGCGAGAATCTCAAGACACTGGCGAACATCGCGGTACAGGACAAAAAGTTAACGGTCACAGCAAAAGCGGGTTCGGTTACCACCTACGTTATATCCGGCATGGCTTACACAGGTAGCAAAGGATATGACTCCAGTGTCATCTATAAACTGGTCAACCGCAAGAGCGGTCTTGCATTGGATGTGAACGGAGCTTCGACCACGGACGGCGCATCGATCGTCCAGTGGAATGATAACGGAGGAACCAACCAGCAATGGAAGCTGGAAGCGACAGGAAAAGGTTTTTACAAGCTTCGGAACGTCGGCAGTGGCTTGCTGCTGGATGTGAACCAAAGCTCCACTCAAGGGGGCGCCTCCCTGATCCAGTGGCAGGATAACGGAAATTATAACCAGCAGTGGATGCCTGTGGACGTCGGGGGCTATCTTGTTCTGGTTAACCGCAATAGTGGTCTGACGATGGATGTGAATCAGGGGGCTGTAACCGCAGGTGCGGCAGTCATTCAATGGGCCGATAATGGGGGCTCCAATCAGCAATGGAATCTCGTGAAAATAAATTAGCATTCATCAAGTGTCGAGTTCACTTTTTTACGGTATATGTGCATTATACTAATTTTGTCAGCCAAAAATATGAACCTGGAGATCAAAAGATGTTGTCAGGGGATATGAACACGTACGCATAAGAAGTCGCCATATTGGCGGCTTTTTGTTTTCAAAATTTACTTCCTTATTATTATATCATTTTGCAATAATATTATATTTATAGGCGAAACTCATGCGAGTATAATGACATTATATTTATATATAAGAAGTGTTTATTGTGTACTAGTATTTGATTTACATAATAATTCCAATTTATTTAAATGGAGGGGAATTTATATGAATAATAATTTATTTCAACCAAATGTAAGGGGAAAATTAAGATGGATGAATGAACCTGAGCACTGGGAGTACACCGAAGAAGATAGATTGATCATTGATGCACCGGCTAAGGTTGATTTTTTCAAGGATCCTGGGGGAACACATGTAGCCCATTCGGCTCCTTTTCTACATCTTCAGGTTGATTCATCATTTCAGCTTACGACACAGCTTCAGGTAGACATGCGTCATCTTTATGATTCAGGATGTTTGATGTTGATGGCTGACGAGAACAATTGGGCTAAACTATGTTATGAATTTAACGGCAATGATGCTACGATTGTGTCTGTTGTAACTAAGAATGGCTCCTCCGATGATTGTAATTCTGAGCGTGTTGTGGTTGATAACCCGCATTTAAGGATCACGAAGATTGGGAAGATTATATCTTTTTACTATTCGCCTGATGGTGAGGATTGGAAGTTAGTCCGCTACTTTGGAATGGAAATTACTGATCCGTTTATAGCGGGTGCACTGGCCCAATCACCGATGGGATCAGGTTGCCGGGCCAATTTTAAATATTTAAACTTAACGATTCCCAATGAGGATAGCAGGTTTTAGGCATTTAAGAAGTCGCCATATTGGCGGCTTTTTTGTTATGGCTTTAGCCAGTTGAGTGCGTGAAACGCGCGAAACAAAAAACCACCCGCTATGCGGGTGGAGGAATCGAGGGTTTCACCACTAAGACCATTCCAATAAAATTGAGATGTTCAGGCTCAAAAGAAAGGAATGGTCTTAGATGGCAAACAAGAGCTACAGCCTAGCTCACACAAAGTGGATGTGCAAATACCACATTGTATTCACCCCGAAGTATAGACGGAAAGAAATCTATAATCAAGTGAGAAAAGATTTAATCGAAATCTTCAGACGTTTATGTAAGTACAAGGGAGTAGAAATTATAGAAGGTCACATGATGCTCGATCATGTTCACATGTGGGTAGCGATTCCACCGAAAATTGCTGTCTCAACGTTCATGGGATATCTAAAGGGAAAAAGTTCGCTAATGATATTCGAGAAGCATGCTCAGCTCAAGTATAAATACGGAAATCGAAAGTTTTGGGCAGAAGGGTATTATGTAAGTACAGTGGGCCTAAATGAAGCAACGGTAAGAAAGTATATTCGTGAACAAGAAGCACATGATCAAGCACTAGATAAGCTGAGTGTAAAAGAATACGAAGATCCATTTAGCAGTAACAAGAGCAAAAAGAAGTAAAACCAGTTTAACTGGTAAGTGAAAGTGACAAATAACACTGAGCCTGAACAGTTTTTCGGTCAGGCTAGCGTCTTTAGGCGCAGTTTGGCAACAGGGGGTTATACCCCAAGAGCAAACCACCCGTTGGACGGGTGGTCATGATTTTCAAGAATAAGTTTCTTCTCCAAGCTTCAGGATTTGCTGGACATAGTGAGGACATTCCACTGCTTAGAAACAGCAGGAAAGTATGATTATACTGAACCAAAGAACATAATGATGATGCCATCGGCAGATCAAAAGAGACTTGACATGTAATGCGTTACACAAATTACAGTGTAATTGTAGAACATAACAACAATCATCTCATAAAACATCATTCGTTTAAACAAGGGAGACAGAATAGTAATGAATAGAGCTACTCAAAAAATTGTGTTTATCGACATTGACGGTACACTTGTCGGTGATGACGGTATGGTGCCTGAATCGGCACAAAAAGCCTGCAAAATAGCACGCGAGAATGGCCATCTGCTTTATCTGTGCACAGGTCGTTCGAAAGCTGAAATCTACGACGCTATTTGGGATATCGGATTTGATGGTCTTATTGGAGCAGGAGGGGGATATGTAGAATCTGGAGATGAGATTCTTTATCATAAAAAAGTCACGCCTGAGGATGTTCGGCATATGGTGGATTTCTTTAATACACATGGAATTGATTTTTATCTGGAGTCCAATTCGGCTCTCTATGCTAGCCAGAATTTAAAACCTCATCTGGAAAGGCGGATCTATGGAGATGTTGAGAACGACTCTGTGGCCAGAGAAAAAATGGAGCGTTTCCCCCATCCATTTATCGCGGGTTTGACATATGGAGAGACTGATTTGTATAAAGACGATGTAAATAAGGTCTGCTTTCTGGAAAGCGCTGTACCCTTTGAATTTATTAAGGGAGAATTCCAGGGAAGATTTGAGGTCATCCAGTGCACCGTCCCGATCTTTGGAAAGGACAGTGGAGAAATGATGATTCCTGGTATTCACAAGGCAATCGCCATTGCTGATTTGCTGAATCATTTGAGCCTGCCCCAGGAACAGACGATTGCCATTGGAGATGGAATGAACGATGCCGAGATGCTCGAATATTGCGCCGTAGGCATTGCTATGGGCAATGCAAATCCGGGTTTGATGGAAATTGCAGATGATATTACTGACCACGTTGAGGAAGACGGACTATATAAAAGCTTTGTAAAATACGGTTTGATATCTGAATCATAACTGTGTTTTCCTCTTTGGAGGCGATTATGTAAAATTGGGACAAGGACAGGCGCCTATACTCCGTAATTGCTAGTTATTTATGATACAATCGAGATATGGAAGGGGATGGAATTGCTGGTGTATGTCGATCAGACCCTTCCTAAAAGGAGGAGTTAGCACGTGACCAAAAACATAATGAATTGGGAGACAGGCAATTGGATCAACCAGCCTTTGTCAGCCCGGCAAGAGGGCAATCATCTGAAGGTTGTACCGGAAAAGGGAAGGGATTTTTGGAAAAAGACATTATACGGTTTCGAATATGAGGATGGTGCTGCTCTGTTAGCTGACTGGCAAACAGACAACGCGGTGGAGGTGTCATTTCTGCTGACATCCTTTACAGAGCTTTATGATCAAGCAGGTATTTTATTATATCACGGACCAGCGCAGTGGATTAAAATAGGAATTGAAATCAACGATGGAGTTCCTCAACTGGCCGTAGTAGTAACGGACGGTTATTCCGATTGGTCTTTGGCTGCTGTACCGGAATGGAAGGGGGAAGAAGTTACCATTCGTGCTTCCATTATGAAGGATGCCGTGATTATTCGGGCACGCACTGAGCACCACGGATGGCGAACCATTCGTGTGGCCCGTTTCCCGTACGCTTCCGGTAATCAAGCAGGTCCCTTTGCTTGTTCGCCGACCCGAGACGGCCTGGAGGTTACTTTTACCCGCTGGGCTTTCACCGAAGCTGATCACGATTTGCATGTAGACCCTCCAGTCAAGAAGTAGAGTTGAAAAGCTTGAGGACAATTCCTCAAGCTTTTTAGTATCAATGTCTATATATCCAAAGGCAGATCCTCAACATTTTTCTTGCAGACTACATTTGTATTACTTATAATATATGAATAAGTGATCATATATTAGTTTAATTTGCAAGTCATCAGAATTTTATAGAAGAGAGGGCAGGTAGATGAGTAAGAAAAGTCACACACACCACCATAATACGGCATGCGAACATGACTGCAACCAACATCCTCAACATAATCATTCTAAAGGCAGTGAGCATTCACATGCTCACGGGTATGGGCATTCCCATAGCCACGGGCATTCTCATGGACATGGAGCGAACAAAAATGCTTTGAAGTTATCATTCTTTTTAATTGCCGGTTATATGATCATAGAGTTTATTGGTGGATTACTGACTAACAGCCTAGCGCTGTTATCTGATGCTGGGCATATGTTGAGTGATGCGGGTGCATTGGGGTTAAGTTATTTGGCGATGACCTGGGGACAACGGCAAGCGAGCAAGTCAAAGACGTTTGGCTACAAACGATTTGAAGTACTGGCTGCTTTTATTAATGGCTTAGCACTTGCTCTGATATCGATTTATATTTTCTGGGAAGCTTTCGAACGGCTTTCTGCCCCGCCTGGAATCATGACTTCAGGAATGCTGACAATCGCAGTGCTTGGCTTGGTCGTCAATATAGCTGCTGCTTTTATACTTATGAGAGGAGATACATCTGAAAATCTCAATATTCGCAGTGCCTTTTTACATGTAATAGGGGATTTGTTAGGCTCTGTGGGTGCGATTGTGGCTGCATTGCTGATTATGTTCTTTGGCTGGAATTTGGCTGATTCGATCGCCAGTATTTTGGTGGCGGTTCTGGTGATCATCAGTGCTTATCGGGTGACTCGGGACTCCATTCATATTCTGATGGAAGGTACACCCCTGAATATGAACACAGATCAAATTAAGCAATCCCTGCTTGATCTTGAGCATGTTGTTGAAGTGCATGACCTTCATGTATGGGCGTTATCATCGGATGTTCCATTGCTGAGTTGCCATATCATCATCCAAGATCCAATGTACAGCAGTGTTGTAATGGAACGGGCACAGGGGTTGTTGAAAGAGGAATACAAGATCAAGCATATTACAATACAGATGGATAGACCGGGAATCCCGTGTCATATTGAACATTATTAGCAAGAAATTCAGAAGAGATCTACGTGATGTGGGTCTCTTCTGCTGGCTACAAGCGGCGAGGAACCTATGCGCAAAAGGATAATGCGGGAGATCCCTGTGCGCCACGCGTGGACCTAAGCAACCGGGAATAATAAGAAATGTGAATGTGTACCGATTCCGCTCTGACATCCGGAACGCTTGTCAAGCGACGTCATCGAAAAGCTTCTTGACAGTTTGATAATATTATAGTTATCATGGACATATAAAGTCTTTGATTGATTGCCATCAATCAGGGTCTATCTCCCACATAACTATCGAAAATACTCACGCTGCTGGTGAAAACTGAACTGATCGAGTCGGATCCGGGTGCCAACGGAGGTATCGGTTGAAGGGAAGAAAGTGGATATTTCTTTTCTGCACATCATTCATGCAATGGAAGGCACTGCTTACTGTTCTGAATGCTGTGGCAGTGAAGATCCACGATTTGATTATTTGTAGATAACATATATCTGCAAAGTCTTTATAATATTCATGCAAAAAGGAGACTGAGACAATGTGCAGCGAACCCATTACCAATGAATGGAACTCGGGAACGTATGATGATAAGCTGAATTTAGTAGCTGAGCTGGGAGGAGGGGCCTTGTTCTTACTGCAGCCCCGACCCGGGGAGCGAATCCTAGATGTGGGCTGCGGATCTGGGGACTTGACCGCCAAGATTGCAGC from Paenibacillus sp. FSL R10-2782 includes the following:
- a CDS encoding carbohydrate ABC transporter permease — translated: MAIGLPFSSMVFFGFLVGIPKEIEEAACIDGASIYSLFLKIILPLALPAIATVAIFQFLNNWNEFTLAYILISDENMKTLPLGLLFFQGSYSTDWGAMGAVMTIASLPMVLVYLFLSEQVERAMTVGSTAKG
- a CDS encoding biotin transporter BioY; its protein translation is MKLSLRGTVFSALMAAILVLFGYISIPIGFSPVPITLQTLAVMLAGGLLGPLYGFLSIALVVILTALGFPLLHGTGGLAVLLGPTGGYVMMWPISALLIGWLLARIKLKGFFGYFLAFIVLELFGSMLIYVSGVPWLAFAYKMSFSEAMIQGFYPYVIGDLIKVLFAAIIIAPVQTVFPPQRLTGHMNSTVVQADS
- a CDS encoding ATP-binding cassette domain-containing protein, producing MNQKGKDPFAMQNVIPLITLENARVHYESESGRVRKAVDGVSLKLHAGEWMSVVGANGSGKSTLAGLLIGFTPLSGGARQASPKLVVRGVLQQPDAQIFGDTIEEEFHFALSPLLGSVDEQLRRREHALHTVGLDFSPGAAISQLSGGQKQLLNIAVALAAKPDVLILDEPTAMLDTGARERMEAIVHAVVREGTAVIWITHHLEEATFCDRIIAMERGRCVYDGVPSSFFYGREKEVILAKEDEQRSPCERLGLDPPFTVQTALLLKQQGMLRHATPLRPEQLVKEVACCISN
- a CDS encoding ATP-binding cassette domain-containing protein, encoding MHIELNHLSVAAPEPHKRALLQDVSVTMNSGEITLLVGCTGSGKTTLLQTIAGLKPPNAGSILLDDEPFWQNGKVPQSILLRMGLVFQFPEQQLFARSVQREFAYSLRPYRFTEEQKKRQISSALEQWDPPAGKESERQFNLDRSPFALSGGERRRLGLALGTAVEPHWLLLDEPSVGLEAQSVVLLLKALDQHRHAGGGAVVATHDLDTFLPRADRVLLLREGCLIADLTPKEIHSRPDLLQQAGLGLPPSMRLAQQFAVAGIELPFTALTPEEMAEHIVFFRLHGWDMVQELKPDDELRAAEKMEQEKVHTNESATSALAQGNVAAEIINLASADSQAVSSIGLYGAIDPRLKWILYILLVTASMLQHRWLGLSFTLVPVALALAALPRQALAGCVKLMKPLLLFFLISTVLSGTTLSTERGSLQFGFSLIQAEATLLNVYRLLIVTLASLWFSLTTPYGRMVEGLNWVLGVGKRLRLPVTSFALAVSLIFRFIPMIWNEWQRFSLIVRARGKAALRPNTVRVRDLGPMVIPLLMSLFQRAEDMTIGMEMRKVKEHSLLGTRSVLLVWSKRDTMICITGLIVFALFISIRNL
- a CDS encoding VOC family protein, with the protein product MNPILNQIGTVFIPVNDIEKARDWYCEILGLPADGEILFGHLYIVPMNGTRIVLDSKIYAKNHTFKTPAFHFDTHNIEEAYAFMQSKHVNITTTIEHDQWFNFQDPDGNLLMICKC
- a CDS encoding glycoside hydrolase family 43 protein, with protein sequence MCTFMKERTWLLKACESVFIVFLTAMILCGILSPNTASAATSVYTISAFTNSSESNLYIYQSYNATNYGLLKDSAYTPPEGLIRDPSIIKHTDGLYYVVYTTNWSGNTIGIASSPDKVNWNFVRNIPLSLPSGIAHTWAPEWFVDNNGSLNVIVSLSPGNYQNFRPYAITAANSNLASTAWSAPVELAGIAPNYIDTFIVKTGSTYHAFTKNETTKYIEYAIAPSLTGPYTFQGTGDWANWGAWVEGPALVQLDNGTWRIYFDGYSTQKYYYSDSSDGFKTWTVKKELPGLTGLVRHMTVLKETGQPGDVRALESYNMQGNYIRHYNYQARIDENVSPVEDSKFRIVPGLADTSAISFESVNFPGYYLRHKNDLIYLEKNDGSRAFTTDATFRRKDGLANSAWTSYASYNYPDRYLRHYDKLLRLDPIVTTIDKSDATFKETAE